One Branchiostoma floridae strain S238N-H82 chromosome 1, Bfl_VNyyK, whole genome shotgun sequence genomic region harbors:
- the LOC118419469 gene encoding uncharacterized protein LOC118419469, with amino-acid sequence MMMATTLEQNPELLNQYEENYESSKVVQILRFLKDQERYTAERRAQAARPPAYVRLDERTEQERRRDGFRPRTADSAMFAPNYRPPRGRSSERPGTESPALSKARTNALTVSKIRGAANPGRPKLSRTPREQLDFSPVRENSRATIAVRPATQQATRVYRNDLRARLYSHPPPTRHELMKDKHLLEKRQSLLNRPKMTLDGGGDLLKSDTGNAIVQYDNNVVSVRLSRSTARLDHESRGGVEETPENVTRDVRSNTKSDSAGTGLRTLSASTEFSAEPAAVPNRKCPISIDDRPERSPVRSPDRTLVGANSSLAQRKPLQFAGTDSSGSGGGRVDVYHLPRLGHGVTMGGERAQPQPLPYLVETNSLS; translated from the coding sequence ATGATGATGGCAACGACGCTCGAACAGAACCCGGAATTACTGAACCAGTACGAGGAGAATTATGAGTCGTCGAAGGTGGTGCAGATTCTGCGGTTCCTGAAGGACCAGGAGCGGTACACGGCGGAGCGGCGGGCGCAGGCAGCCCGACCGCCCGCCTACGTGCGGCTGGACGAGCGGACCGAGCAGGAGAGGCGGCGAGACGGGTTCAGGCCCCGCACGGCCGACTCCGCCATGTTCGCCCCGAACTACAGACCTCCCCGAGGCCGCTCCTCCGAGAGGCCGGGCACGGAGAGCCCAGCGCTCAGCAAGGCCAGGACCAACGCACTCACCGTCAGCAAGATCCGCGGCGCCGCCAACCCGGGCCGGCCAAAGCTGTCCAGAACGCCCCGAGAACAGCTGGACTTCTCGCCGGTTCGGGAAAATTCCCGGGCGACCATCGCCGTGCGCCCTGCCACGCAGCAGGCTACCCGCGTGTACAGAAACGATCTCAGAGCCAGACTCTAcagccacccccctcccaccagaCACGAACTCATGAAGGACAAACACCTTCTAGAAAAGAGGCAATCTTTACTCAATAGACCGAAAATGACACTAGACGGCGGTGGGGATTTATTAAAAAGCGACACCGGCAACGCCATAGTGCAGTACGACAATAACGTAGTCAGCGTGCGCCTGTCGCGAAGCACGGCCCGACTGGACCACGAGTCGCGGGGCGGTGTGGAGGAGACGCCGGAGAACGTCACGCGCGACGTCCGGTCCAACACCAAGTCGGACTCCGCCGGCACCGGGCTCAGGACGCTCTCGGCGTCCACCGAGTTCAGCGCCGAACCTGCCGCCGTGCCCAACAGAAAGTGCCCCATCTCTATAGACGACAGGCCCGAGCGGAGCCCGGTCCGCAGCCCGGACAGAACTCTCGTCGGCGCGAACTCGAGCCTAGCGCAGAGGAAGCCGCTCCAGTTCGCCGGCACGGACTCCTCCGGGTCGGGCGGGGGCAGGGTGGACGTGTACCACCTGCCCAGGCTCGGCCACGGCGTCACCATGGGCGGGGAGCGCGCGCAACCCCAGCCGCTGCCCTACCTGGTGGAGACCAACTCACTGTCCTAG